From a region of the Brevibacterium siliguriense genome:
- a CDS encoding cytochrome ubiquinol oxidase subunit I gives MDPVLIGRWQFGITTVYHFWMVPLTLGLGMLVAILQTIYHRTGNEVYLRSTKFFGKLFLINFIMGVATGLVQEFQFGMAWSEYSRFVGDVFGAPLALEALLAFFLESTFLGLWIFGWGRLPRAVHLGSLWLAVIGTWLSAYFIIVANSWMQHPVGVEMVDGRPVMTDVWAVLGNNTAIAAFTHTIFGALAVGGSFLLGISWYHLYHRRKAGIDTVGADGKVIVGESKELPGRDKTDHAVWIKSLRIGAIVGVLAFAGVSITGDVQAKLMFDQQPMKMASAEAACHDGTQFSVLTIADPSSNDCDGVQNIFEIPGLLSFLANGDFDTPVHGVTTLLPEYQERYGTHIPDDPRYGEHAGEPIDYQPIMIVTYWGFRMMIGFGALAAGVCAIGLWLARKGTVPESKWLSRGFVLAITAPFLANSAGWIFTEMGRQPFVVAPNPAQLDGVYMYTQAALSPEVTPAMLLFSLISLASVYGILMFVELRLITKYVKGGVASAMPELDQTNTKPTITDNGDDVLSFAY, from the coding sequence CTGGACCCGGTCCTCATCGGACGGTGGCAATTCGGAATCACAACGGTCTACCACTTCTGGATGGTGCCGTTGACCCTGGGACTAGGCATGCTCGTGGCGATCCTGCAGACGATCTACCACCGCACCGGCAATGAGGTGTATCTGCGGAGCACGAAGTTCTTCGGCAAGCTCTTCCTCATCAACTTCATCATGGGCGTGGCCACCGGCCTGGTCCAGGAATTCCAGTTCGGCATGGCGTGGAGCGAATACTCCCGCTTCGTCGGCGACGTCTTCGGCGCCCCCTTGGCGCTGGAGGCTCTGCTGGCCTTCTTCCTCGAATCGACGTTCCTCGGCCTGTGGATCTTCGGTTGGGGCCGACTGCCCCGAGCGGTTCACCTCGGCTCACTGTGGTTGGCCGTCATCGGCACCTGGCTCTCGGCCTACTTCATCATCGTTGCGAACTCCTGGATGCAGCATCCCGTCGGCGTCGAAATGGTCGACGGCCGACCCGTGATGACCGACGTCTGGGCGGTGCTCGGCAACAACACGGCCATCGCGGCTTTCACACATACGATCTTCGGCGCCCTCGCCGTTGGCGGATCCTTCCTCCTCGGCATCTCCTGGTACCACCTCTATCACCGGCGCAAAGCCGGAATCGACACCGTCGGGGCCGACGGCAAGGTCATCGTCGGCGAGTCGAAGGAGCTTCCCGGACGGGACAAGACGGACCACGCGGTGTGGATCAAGTCCCTGCGCATCGGCGCGATCGTCGGGGTCCTCGCCTTCGCTGGGGTCTCGATCACCGGTGACGTCCAGGCGAAACTGATGTTCGATCAGCAGCCCATGAAGATGGCCTCCGCCGAGGCGGCCTGCCACGATGGCACCCAATTCTCCGTGCTCACGATCGCCGATCCCTCGTCGAACGACTGTGATGGAGTGCAGAACATCTTCGAGATCCCTGGTCTCCTGTCGTTCCTGGCCAATGGCGACTTCGACACCCCTGTTCATGGTGTGACGACTCTGCTGCCCGAATATCAGGAGCGATACGGCACTCATATCCCCGACGACCCGCGGTACGGCGAACACGCCGGCGAACCGATCGACTATCAGCCGATCATGATCGTCACCTACTGGGGCTTCCGCATGATGATCGGCTTCGGCGCCCTGGCCGCCGGAGTCTGTGCCATCGGGCTGTGGCTGGCCCGCAAGGGCACGGTGCCCGAATCGAAATGGCTCAGCCGCGGATTCGTCCTGGCGATCACGGCACCGTTCCTCGCGAACTCGGCCGGTTGGATCTTCACTGAGATGGGGCGTCAGCCCTTCGTCGTCGCACCGAACCCGGCACAGCTCGACGGGGTGTATATGTACACCCAAGCGGCACTATCACCCGAGGTGACACCGGCGATGCTGCTGTTCTCCCTGATCAGCCTCGCCAGCGTCTACGGAATTCTGATGTTCGTCGAACTGCGATTGATCACGAAGTACGTCAAGGGAGGAGTCGCCTCGGCGATGCCCGAACTCGACCAGACGAATACGAAGCCCACGATCACCGACAACGGCGACGACGTCCTGTCGTTCGCGTACTGA
- a CDS encoding RNA polymerase sigma factor codes for MHGEVSTLAKGEHVPRVDKESTTVTEKSEGTAGTTSTGGTKTTAASKSTAKKTTAAGAKKTAPAKSTAAKSETAASKKTTATKSTAASNKSTTRATVAKEAKEAKEAKKAKKADDDIDTTEEVESAADALATEESPAEATETKNSEEKEKNAAVAEAGGFIVSDADEEDAPAQQVVSAGATADPVKDYLKQIGKVALLNAAEEVDLAKRIEAGMYAEHLLDCGEVTDPRETMDYKWIIHDGRIAKNHLLEANLRLVVSLAKRYTGRGMLFLDLIQEGNLGLIRAVEKFDYTKGFKFSTYATWWIRQAITRAMADQARTIRIPVHMVEVINKLARVQRQMLQDLGREPTPEELAKELDMTPERVVEVQKYGREPISLHTPLGEDGDSEFGDLIEDSEAVVPSDSVSFTLLQEQLHSVLDTLSEREAGVVSMRFGLNDGQPKTLDEIGKVYGVTRERIRQIESKTMAKLRHPSRSQVLRDYLD; via the coding sequence ATGCATGGGGAAGTTTCAACGCTCGCGAAAGGTGAACACGTGCCCAGAGTCGACAAGGAATCCACAACGGTGACGGAGAAGTCGGAGGGAACGGCCGGCACGACCTCGACCGGTGGAACCAAGACCACTGCGGCGTCGAAGTCCACTGCGAAGAAGACGACCGCTGCCGGAGCCAAGAAGACAGCGCCCGCGAAGTCGACTGCCGCAAAGTCCGAGACGGCTGCGTCGAAGAAGACGACAGCAACGAAGTCGACCGCTGCGTCGAATAAGTCTACGACGAGGGCCACCGTCGCCAAGGAGGCCAAAGAGGCTAAGGAAGCCAAGAAGGCGAAGAAGGCCGACGACGATATCGACACCACTGAGGAGGTCGAATCGGCAGCGGACGCTCTGGCCACAGAGGAGAGCCCCGCCGAGGCGACCGAGACGAAGAACTCGGAGGAGAAGGAGAAGAACGCGGCCGTGGCCGAGGCCGGAGGCTTCATCGTCTCCGACGCCGACGAAGAGGATGCGCCCGCCCAGCAGGTCGTCTCCGCCGGCGCGACCGCGGACCCGGTCAAGGACTACCTCAAGCAGATCGGCAAGGTGGCGCTGCTCAACGCCGCCGAGGAAGTCGACCTCGCCAAGCGCATCGAAGCCGGAATGTACGCCGAGCACCTGCTCGACTGCGGAGAGGTCACCGACCCACGCGAAACGATGGACTACAAGTGGATCATCCACGACGGTCGCATCGCGAAGAACCATCTGTTGGAGGCCAACCTCCGACTCGTCGTGTCTCTGGCCAAGCGCTACACCGGCCGCGGAATGCTCTTCCTCGACCTCATCCAGGAAGGCAACCTCGGCCTCATCCGCGCTGTCGAGAAGTTCGACTACACGAAGGGCTTCAAGTTCTCGACCTACGCCACCTGGTGGATCCGCCAGGCCATCACCCGTGCGATGGCCGATCAGGCTCGCACGATCCGCATCCCGGTGCACATGGTCGAGGTCATCAACAAGCTCGCCCGTGTGCAGCGTCAGATGCTGCAGGACCTCGGTCGCGAACCGACCCCTGAAGAGCTCGCGAAGGAACTCGATATGACACCCGAGCGTGTCGTCGAGGTCCAGAAGTACGGCCGCGAACCCATCTCGCTGCACACCCCGCTGGGTGAAGACGGCGACTCGGAGTTCGGCGACCTCATCGAGGACTCCGAAGCCGTTGTGCCCTCGGACTCGGTGAGCTTCACCCTCCTCCAGGAGCAGCTGCACTCCGTGCTCGACACGCTTTCGGAGCGTGAAGCCGGAGTGGTGTCCATGCGCTTCGGACTCAACGACGGCCAGCCGAAGACCCTCGACGAGATCGGAAAGGTCTACGGCGTCACCCGTGAGCGCATCCGCCAGATCGAGTCGAAGACGATGGCCAAGCTGCGCCACCCGTCCCGCTCGCAGGTGCTGCGCGACTACCTCGACTGA
- the cydB gene encoding cytochrome d ubiquinol oxidase subunit II, producing the protein MEILATIWFVLIVVLWMGYLFLDGFDLGVGMMMPFISRSERSKRVLLNSIGPVWEGNEVWLITAAGAMFAAFPHWYASLFSALYIPLTICLLSLIFRAVAIEYRGKGHSQRWKSFWTWALAVGSAGTAFCIGAMLALTTIGLPLNGHGDMVGGAFAWMSWPALVGGLGGLGFSLAHGLIFLGLKTEGEVRVRTRRWAGRTMLPAAVPFLIWFAYSITQRTWLVVPVLIALAALIVSYFAVRAGAEKRAFILHGIYLIAGLVAVFVGAFPNVLPSTIDPANSLTIDAASSSDYTLNVMLIVTVVILPIIIAYQIFSYRMFLGRIAETHIPEAHKLPVAIHS; encoded by the coding sequence ATGGAAATCCTCGCCACTATCTGGTTCGTCCTCATCGTCGTGCTCTGGATGGGTTACCTGTTCCTCGACGGCTTCGACCTCGGCGTGGGCATGATGATGCCCTTCATCAGCCGCAGCGAACGCAGCAAACGCGTTCTGCTCAACTCGATCGGCCCGGTCTGGGAAGGCAACGAAGTCTGGCTGATCACCGCGGCAGGAGCGATGTTCGCCGCCTTCCCGCACTGGTACGCCTCACTGTTCTCCGCGCTCTACATTCCGCTGACAATCTGCCTGCTCTCACTGATCTTCCGTGCGGTGGCTATCGAATACCGCGGAAAGGGCCATTCGCAGAGGTGGAAGTCCTTCTGGACCTGGGCTCTGGCCGTGGGGTCGGCCGGGACTGCCTTCTGCATCGGTGCGATGCTCGCACTGACGACCATCGGACTGCCGCTCAATGGCCATGGCGACATGGTCGGCGGAGCCTTCGCTTGGATGTCGTGGCCGGCGCTCGTCGGCGGCCTCGGCGGACTCGGGTTCTCCTTGGCTCACGGGCTCATCTTCCTCGGTCTCAAGACTGAAGGCGAGGTCCGGGTGCGAACGCGGCGCTGGGCCGGTCGGACCATGCTGCCGGCCGCGGTTCCGTTCCTCATCTGGTTCGCCTACTCGATCACGCAGCGGACCTGGCTCGTCGTCCCGGTGCTCATCGCGCTTGCCGCGCTGATCGTCTCGTACTTCGCGGTCCGTGCCGGTGCCGAGAAGCGCGCATTCATCCTGCACGGGATCTACCTCATCGCAGGACTGGTCGCGGTCTTCGTCGGAGCTTTCCCGAACGTGCTGCCCTCGACGATCGACCCGGCGAACTCGCTGACGATCGACGCAGCATCCTCATCGGACTACACCTTGAACGTCATGCTCATCGTGACGGTCGTGATCCTGCCGATCATCATCGCCTACCAGATCTTCAGCTACCGGATGTTCCTCGGCCGCATTGCAGAGACCCACATTCCCGAAGCGCACAAGCTGCCGGTGGCGATCCATTCGTGA
- a CDS encoding M56 family metallopeptidase translates to MTIVGIILAVLAFLLAWPIPAALARFRGDPISEVVLWQAVGLSGGLSLIGAALAFAVAPGTTSLPQGLFDLIRGKDHTQLSLLAWIFLVIAVLLIGRLLGCLVLTLYSARQTRLRHDEILHLLSEPSVAYPDTRIITTDEAVAYCLPKGPRKGTAVLSTGLLKALDENERTAVIAHERAHLDFRHDVLVIPFAAWHRALPYFSATAIGLNSVNRLIELMADDQARDHVDPQTLAQAVSSAAAISPEHRSDLSALRIQRLSHPLDPARIPVRLMSIGLAVLLLLLPTLLIVTPSAFGI, encoded by the coding sequence ATGACCATCGTGGGAATCATTCTGGCCGTGCTGGCTTTTCTGCTGGCATGGCCTATTCCTGCGGCACTCGCTCGTTTCCGCGGTGACCCGATCTCCGAGGTCGTCCTCTGGCAGGCCGTCGGACTCTCCGGTGGACTCTCGCTCATCGGCGCCGCCCTCGCCTTCGCCGTCGCCCCGGGCACGACGAGCCTCCCCCAAGGCCTCTTCGATCTCATACGGGGCAAAGACCACACTCAGCTGTCGCTGTTGGCGTGGATCTTCCTGGTCATCGCAGTGCTTCTCATCGGCCGACTGCTCGGCTGCCTGGTCCTGACGCTCTATTCGGCGCGGCAGACCCGCCTGCGCCATGACGAGATCCTGCATCTGCTCAGCGAACCATCGGTCGCGTACCCCGACACCCGCATCATCACCACCGATGAGGCCGTCGCCTATTGTCTGCCCAAAGGACCGCGGAAGGGCACTGCGGTCCTGTCCACGGGTCTGCTCAAGGCTCTCGACGAGAATGAGCGCACCGCTGTCATCGCCCATGAGCGGGCGCATCTGGATTTCCGGCACGATGTGCTCGTCATTCCCTTTGCCGCATGGCATCGGGCGCTGCCCTACTTCTCGGCCACGGCTATCGGGTTGAATTCGGTGAATCGGCTCATCGAGCTCATGGCCGATGATCAGGCGCGCGACCATGTCGATCCGCAGACCCTGGCTCAGGCGGTGAGTTCGGCCGCAGCCATCAGCCCCGAGCACCGCAGCGATCTCTCCGCCCTGCGCATCCAGCGCCTGTCACATCCCTTGGATCCGGCGCGGATCCCGGTGCGGCTGATGTCGATCGGACTGGCCGTTCTGCTTCTGCTTCTGCCGACTCTGCTCATCGTCACACCGTCCGCATTCGGCATCTGA
- a CDS encoding DUF4192 family protein, which translates to MKTPARTPEDIIGIIPHTLGYTPRRSLVAVVVGTENNGAQTSSTTMRIDFDRESAAQTLSEGGSWYADLIMRACTVTGVFLVLYDDDYQPVSAFGPGADAEYAEVHRGLIRAAIDELALTFAARSVDTLSAWWVNQDHFGRIDEDGYDCTPLIEATTSACATELVAGGSNPVTDPEDLVISPMPAGAFADSRRGHADEWMGTDEAFAILADVYPRLDAMRHEEEAIDEARIHDLMDLPTVMALDTLLVELWSRDALEMILSFDHPDFPPSLIRELDGDELCTMSRRIVSRATAAQQLVGLSPRAPRPRDIMLTIALLKDYLRVGHPRARANTYAVIAWFEWSLGGSTMALNYARAAIELEAEHGLAELIVSAVNMGCLPRWLTETQSSTI; encoded by the coding sequence GTGAAGACACCGGCCCGCACACCCGAGGACATCATCGGGATCATCCCTCACACTCTCGGATACACCCCGCGTCGCAGTCTCGTCGCCGTCGTCGTCGGCACCGAGAACAACGGGGCCCAGACCAGTTCGACGACGATGCGCATCGACTTCGACAGGGAGAGCGCGGCGCAGACGCTGTCCGAAGGCGGCAGCTGGTACGCCGACCTCATCATGCGCGCCTGCACTGTCACCGGAGTCTTCCTCGTCCTCTACGATGACGACTATCAGCCGGTCAGCGCCTTCGGCCCCGGTGCCGACGCCGAGTACGCCGAGGTCCACCGTGGTCTCATCCGGGCGGCGATCGATGAGCTGGCTCTGACGTTCGCCGCCAGGAGCGTTGACACTCTCAGCGCATGGTGGGTCAATCAGGACCACTTCGGACGCATCGACGAGGACGGCTATGACTGCACACCGCTGATCGAGGCAACCACCTCGGCGTGTGCCACTGAACTCGTCGCCGGCGGTTCCAACCCCGTCACCGACCCGGAGGATCTCGTCATCTCTCCGATGCCCGCCGGGGCCTTCGCCGACAGTCGTCGCGGACACGCCGACGAGTGGATGGGCACGGACGAGGCGTTTGCGATCCTCGCCGACGTCTACCCGCGCCTGGACGCGATGCGGCACGAGGAGGAGGCGATCGACGAGGCACGCATCCACGATCTGATGGACCTGCCGACCGTGATGGCCCTCGACACACTGCTCGTAGAGCTCTGGTCACGCGACGCACTCGAGATGATCCTCAGCTTCGATCACCCCGACTTCCCGCCCAGCCTCATCAGGGAACTCGACGGAGACGAACTCTGCACGATGAGCCGCCGCATCGTCTCCCGAGCCACGGCCGCTCAGCAGCTGGTCGGGCTCTCTCCGCGTGCCCCGCGGCCGCGAGACATTATGCTCACCATCGCCTTGCTCAAGGACTATCTGCGGGTCGGCCACCCCCGGGCGAGAGCGAACACCTATGCCGTCATCGCCTGGTTCGAATGGTCGCTGGGCGGATCGACGATGGCGCTGAACTATGCGCGCGCCGCCATCGAACTCGAAGCCGAACACGGATTGGCCGAACTCATCGTCAGTGCGGTGAATATGGGATGCCTGCCCCGCTGGCTGACGGAGACTCAGAGTTCGACCATCTGA
- a CDS encoding BlaI/MecI/CopY family transcriptional regulator, which translates to MGTLGELERSVMDAIWVHDDGLSAAELREVLSDRELALTTVHTVLSRLEKKGFVTRDRSIRPHRYVAVSTREDHVAELMTEMLSQAPDRQAVLARFLGTVSEADTKALRNLLGRNHSTQS; encoded by the coding sequence GTGGGAACACTGGGTGAACTCGAACGCAGCGTGATGGACGCCATCTGGGTCCACGACGACGGGTTGAGCGCCGCCGAACTCCGCGAGGTCCTCTCGGACCGCGAGCTCGCGCTGACAACGGTCCATACGGTCCTGTCTCGACTCGAGAAGAAGGGCTTCGTCACTCGCGATCGCAGCATCCGTCCGCACCGCTATGTCGCGGTCTCGACCCGTGAAGATCACGTGGCGGAGCTGATGACCGAGATGCTGTCTCAGGCACCGGATCGTCAGGCTGTCCTCGCTCGCTTCCTCGGCACTGTTTCGGAGGCCGATACCAAGGCGCTGCGCAATCTGCTCGGGCGCAATCACTCGACGCAGTCCTGA
- a CDS encoding N-acetylmuramoyl-L-alanine amidase, which yields MRHRLLVPSLLASVALCLPGLAACSQNSGAPGRTTQAAETTGQSQSAGHDADGGKDAKSGTASATADDKDLKGKVIAVDPGHNGGNAKHPDEINRQVPDGRGGTKACNTTGASTNSDYPEADFTWAVSKKLEKSLTDAGAEVVLSRKDNKGVGPCVDERGKFADDADLLVSIHANGSESSSVKGFHIIVADPGEDEKTEKASVDLAKSVGGSMGEEFTPNKAYGKDAISRRPDLAGLNNASVPAVIVECGEMRNQSEAELMESKEGQKKYADALFDGIVDWF from the coding sequence ATGCGTCATCGCCTCCTCGTACCCAGCCTGCTCGCTTCTGTCGCACTCTGCCTGCCCGGTCTGGCGGCCTGTTCCCAGAACTCGGGTGCCCCCGGACGGACGACTCAGGCGGCCGAGACCACCGGCCAGTCGCAGTCTGCCGGCCACGACGCAGACGGAGGGAAAGACGCGAAGTCCGGGACCGCCTCGGCGACGGCGGACGATAAGGATCTGAAGGGGAAGGTCATCGCGGTCGATCCCGGACACAACGGCGGCAATGCGAAGCATCCGGACGAGATCAACCGGCAGGTGCCGGACGGACGCGGCGGGACGAAGGCATGCAATACCACGGGCGCCTCGACGAACTCCGACTATCCGGAAGCCGATTTCACGTGGGCAGTGTCGAAGAAGCTGGAGAAGTCCCTGACCGATGCCGGAGCCGAGGTCGTGCTCAGTCGCAAGGACAACAAGGGCGTCGGACCGTGTGTGGACGAGCGCGGAAAATTCGCCGACGATGCCGACCTGCTCGTGAGCATCCACGCCAACGGCAGCGAGTCGAGTTCGGTGAAGGGCTTCCACATCATCGTCGCCGATCCCGGCGAGGACGAGAAGACGGAGAAGGCGTCTGTGGACCTGGCGAAGTCTGTGGGTGGTTCGATGGGTGAGGAGTTCACCCCGAACAAGGCCTATGGAAAGGATGCAATCAGCCGGCGCCCGGACCTGGCCGGTCTGAATAATGCGTCGGTTCCCGCCGTCATCGTCGAATGCGGAGAGATGCGCAATCAGTCCGAAGCCGAGCTCATGGAATCGAAGGAGGGTCAGAAGAAGTACGCCGACGCCCTGTTCGACGGCATCGTCGACTGGTTCTGA
- a CDS encoding DNA gyrase/topoisomerase IV subunit B: MEDESYGARHLSVLSGLEAVRKRPGMYIGTTDSRGLMHCLWEVIDNSVDEALGGHGSEILIELAADGSVAVTDKGRGIPVDIEPKTGLTGVEVVMTKLHAGGKFGGSSYAASGGLHGVGASVVNALSARLDVEVTRGSKVHKMSFRRGVPGRFDDSSGTPSPDNPFEAFQEPTGLDMVGKAKRGATGTRVQYWADPQIFLAKAQFDYQHLVERARQTAFLVPGLELRIVDRRGVARDETGAVIEGREEVFKFDGGITEFVDHLSIDPPITDTWRLQNTGTFKETVPVLNSSGHLESKEVERAVGVDIALRWGTGYDTKLKSFVNVVATPQGGTHLSGFEQACLKAMRKAVDANARKLKVGKDKLEKDDVLAGITAVVTVQLAEPQFEGQTKEVLGTAAVRQIVAKTVEAQLGEVLASTKRAEKQQAAVLMEKVVAEMKSRISARTHKENQRRKTALEASSLPAKLYDCRDNGVENTELFIVEGDSAMGTAKAARNSDHQALFPIRGKILNVQKATLSDMLANVECSALIQVIGAGSGRSFDIDAARYGRVIIMTDADVDGAHIRTLLLTLFFRYMKPLVEAGRVFAAVPPLHRVEVVTKRGTPNDIIYTYTEAELHALLKKLEKQKKTYKEPIQRYKGLGEMDADQLAETTMDPNMRTLRRVTMADAEMAENTFELLMGSSVGPRKEFIVSGAAVLDAERIDS, translated from the coding sequence GTGGAAGACGAAAGCTACGGCGCCAGGCACCTGTCCGTCCTGTCCGGTCTTGAAGCGGTTCGCAAGCGGCCCGGCATGTACATCGGCACGACCGATTCCCGTGGTCTCATGCACTGTCTGTGGGAGGTCATCGACAACAGCGTCGACGAGGCCCTCGGCGGTCACGGATCCGAGATCCTCATCGAGCTCGCCGCCGACGGATCGGTGGCCGTCACCGACAAGGGTCGCGGCATCCCCGTCGACATCGAACCGAAGACCGGTCTGACCGGCGTCGAGGTCGTCATGACCAAGCTCCACGCCGGCGGCAAGTTCGGCGGCTCCTCCTACGCCGCTTCGGGTGGGCTGCACGGTGTCGGCGCTTCGGTCGTCAACGCCCTGTCCGCTCGCCTCGACGTCGAAGTCACCCGCGGATCGAAGGTGCACAAGATGTCCTTCCGCCGAGGCGTGCCCGGACGCTTCGATGACTCCTCCGGCACCCCGAGCCCGGACAACCCCTTCGAGGCGTTCCAGGAACCGACCGGCCTCGACATGGTCGGCAAGGCCAAGCGCGGCGCAACGGGCACCCGTGTCCAGTACTGGGCCGATCCGCAGATCTTCCTCGCCAAGGCCCAGTTCGACTACCAGCATCTGGTCGAACGCGCTCGTCAGACCGCCTTCCTCGTGCCCGGCCTCGAGCTGCGCATCGTCGACCGGCGTGGAGTCGCTCGCGACGAGACCGGTGCCGTCATCGAGGGGCGCGAAGAGGTCTTCAAGTTCGACGGCGGAATCACCGAATTCGTCGATCACCTCTCCATCGACCCGCCGATCACCGACACCTGGCGCCTGCAGAACACCGGCACCTTCAAGGAGACCGTCCCGGTTCTCAACTCCTCGGGCCACCTCGAGTCCAAGGAAGTCGAACGTGCGGTCGGCGTCGATATCGCGCTGCGCTGGGGGACCGGCTACGACACGAAGCTGAAGTCCTTCGTCAACGTGGTCGCCACACCACAGGGCGGCACGCACCTTTCCGGGTTCGAACAGGCCTGCCTGAAGGCAATGCGCAAGGCCGTCGACGCCAATGCGCGCAAGCTCAAGGTCGGCAAGGACAAACTTGAGAAGGACGATGTGCTCGCCGGCATCACGGCCGTCGTCACCGTGCAGCTGGCCGAACCACAGTTCGAGGGACAGACCAAGGAGGTCCTCGGCACAGCGGCAGTTCGTCAGATCGTGGCGAAGACCGTCGAGGCTCAGCTCGGCGAGGTGCTCGCCTCGACCAAGCGTGCCGAGAAGCAGCAGGCCGCGGTGCTCATGGAGAAGGTCGTGGCGGAGATGAAGTCGCGTATCTCCGCCCGCACCCACAAGGAAAACCAACGGCGCAAGACCGCGTTGGAAGCATCCTCGCTGCCGGCGAAGCTCTACGACTGCCGTGACAACGGAGTGGAGAACACGGAGCTGTTCATCGTCGAGGGCGACTCGGCGATGGGCACGGCGAAAGCCGCCCGCAACTCCGACCACCAGGCGCTGTTCCCCATCCGCGGGAAGATCCTCAACGTGCAGAAGGCGACTCTGTCCGACATGCTCGCCAACGTCGAATGCTCGGCGCTCATCCAGGTCATCGGAGCCGGCTCCGGTCGCAGCTTCGATATCGATGCCGCCCGTTATGGACGAGTCATCATCATGACCGATGCCGATGTCGACGGCGCCCATATCCGCACTCTGCTCCTGACGCTGTTCTTCCGGTACATGAAACCACTGGTCGAAGCCGGTCGCGTCTTCGCCGCAGTGCCGCCGCTGCACCGGGTGGAAGTCGTGACGAAGCGCGGAACGCCCAACGACATCATCTACACCTACACCGAAGCCGAGCTTCATGCCCTGCTGAAGAAGCTCGAGAAGCAGAAGAAGACGTACAAGGAACCCATCCAGCGGTACAAGGGCCTCGGCGAGATGGATGCCGATCAGCTGGCCGAGACGACCATGGACCCGAACATGCGCACCCTGCGTCGGGTGACGATGGCCGATGCAGAGATGGCGGAGAACACCTTCGAACTCCTCATGGGATCATCGGTCGGGCCGCGCAAGGAATTCATCGTCTCCGGTGCCGCCGTCCTCGACGCCGAACGCATCGATAGCTGA